In a genomic window of Candidatus Latescibacterota bacterium:
- a CDS encoding alkaline phosphatase family protein, whose protein sequence is MSDHKSKKVLIIIDALGYELVNKHAFRPEGLSDAVKLETVPGFSQSALTSIMTGSKPDKHKLWMMYSFSKESSPFRFIRSVPGMSDMSRLWGRRLLNWKLKHLDGVSAYYNLYDVPGTVLPYLDLPARKRLFAPGSVRGGKTILDYAFQTGMNVRVWDYETPEEKAFEELSVALKEDRSGFFLLYTAGLDAIMHTTGTGSTETLEKLGWYRERIERLLSEQQDLILAVMGDHGMCDVTHHIDLLPEIESAGLRIPDDYIPFFDSTMARFRINDVHAGDKIRAILSRCARGKILKEDELDRLGISFKDGRFGDIIFQLDAGIIIVPSFMGKTPVAAMHGYHPAEESMFSALFTNRDVEFYGSRITDVAPFFKKTFSEQAG, encoded by the coding sequence ATGAGTGATCATAAAAGTAAAAAAGTACTTATAATCATCGATGCTCTAGGGTACGAACTGGTGAATAAACACGCCTTCAGACCCGAAGGTTTGTCGGATGCGGTGAAACTTGAGACAGTTCCCGGGTTCAGCCAGTCCGCTTTGACTTCGATCATGACTGGATCAAAACCGGATAAACACAAATTATGGATGATGTATTCGTTTTCGAAGGAAAGCAGTCCGTTCAGATTCATCCGGTCGGTTCCCGGGATGTCGGATATGTCCAGGCTCTGGGGCAGGCGTCTGTTGAACTGGAAATTGAAACATCTCGACGGGGTGTCAGCTTACTATAACCTTTACGATGTTCCTGGCACGGTACTTCCGTATCTGGATCTTCCTGCTCGAAAGAGACTGTTCGCGCCCGGCAGCGTTCGAGGAGGCAAGACGATATTAGACTATGCATTCCAAACCGGAATGAATGTGAGAGTCTGGGATTACGAAACGCCAGAAGAGAAAGCATTTGAGGAATTGTCTGTTGCCCTTAAAGAAGATAGAAGTGGTTTTTTCCTTTTATATACGGCAGGGCTGGATGCCATTATGCATACGACCGGGACCGGATCGACAGAAACTCTGGAGAAGCTTGGGTGGTACCGGGAGCGAATCGAAAGACTTCTCTCTGAGCAGCAAGATCTGATTCTGGCAGTCATGGGAGATCACGGGATGTGTGATGTGACCCATCATATAGATCTTTTGCCTGAAATAGAATCTGCCGGACTCAGGATCCCTGATGATTATATTCCTTTTTTCGACTCGACCATGGCGAGATTCAGGATCAACGACGTTCACGCTGGAGATAAAATAAGGGCGATCCTGTCCCGTTGTGCTCGTGGGAAAATACTAAAAGAAGACGAACTGGACAGGCTGGGGATCAGTTTCAAAGACGGTCGATTCGGTGATATCATCTTCCAGCTCGATGCCGGGATTATTATTGTGCCGAGTTTTATGGGAAAGACACCGGTAGCGGCGATGCATGGTTACCATCCCGCTGAGGAGAGTATGTTCAGCGCATTATTTACAAATCGGGATGTCGAGTTCTATGGATCCAGAATCACGGATGTGGCTCCATTTTTCAAAAAAACCT